DNA sequence from the Candidatus Kaistella beijingensis genome:
ATATCCGTGTGCAACCACCTCATCGAAAATAGTTCCGGTTAAACTCGTCGCATCGGTGTGAGCGTAAAAATGATCCCAAGAAACATTGGAAAAATTCACGATATCGGCTTGTGTAACGGTTCTTCCGGCGGTTTCTAAACTGTCACCAACTTCCACTTCTTCAAAATATTTTTGGAACGGATGTTTGTCGCTGTATTTTTTTTCGGCGCCTTGCGTATAAATTTTGGTAATCGCCGTCAAAATATCCGGAGAACCTTGAATTGCGGTTTTCTGCAAAAAGAAGTGAAGTCCGTTCAATCCGCCCATTTCTTCGCCACCTCCTGCTCTTCCGGGACCGCCGTGCATTAAAGTAGGCAACGGAGAACCGTGACCTGTACTTTCTTTGGCGTTATCACGGTTCAGTACAAAAATTCTTCCGTGTGTGGATGCCATTTTCCAAGAAGTTTCGGCGACAAATTTTTCGTCGTGAGAAACGATGGAACCAACCAAACTTCCTTTTCCGCGTTTTGCCAAAGCGGCGGCTTCTTCCGCATCTTTGTAAGGCATCAAGGTGGAAACCGGACCGAATGCTTCTACTTCGTGCGAAATATCTTTATCAAAAGGTTTGTCGTTCAAGAATAGTTTTGGGGACATAAATGCGCCGTTTTCGTAATCGGCATCAACTAAATCGTGTTTTCCGTCGTAGATGAGTTCAGTTTCGGCTTTCAATAAATCGATTTTTCTTTGAACTTCCTCATACTGGATTTTTCCGACCAAAGAACCCATTCTCGTTTCCCGGTTGAGAGGATTTCCGATTTTCGTTTGGTCTAAAGCCTTTGACAAAGCATTTTGAACATCACCTATTAAATTTTCAGGAACGATAATTCGGCGGATTGCCGTACATTTTTGTCCGGCTTTTGTCGTCATTTCATTGCGAACTTCTTTGATGAACAAATCAAATTCGGGAGTTCCGGGTTTTGCATCCAAACCGAGAATAGAACAGTTCAAAGAATCGGCTTCCATATTGAAACGCACCGCATTTTTGGCAACGGAAGGAAGTGATTTTAATTTTCGTCCCGTAGTTGCAGAACCGGTAAACAAAACGCTGTCACCATCCTGAACGAAATCCAAAATATTTCCGGGTTCGCCGCAAACCAACTGTATGGCGCCTTCCGGAAGTAAACCACTTTCAATCATATCCTGAAAAACGGCGTTGGTAAGATAAGAACCATATGGCGAAGGTTTTACAATGCTTGGAACTCCTGCCAACAAAGAAGTTGACAATTTTTCCAGCATTCCCCAAACCGGAAAATTATACGCATTTATTTGAACAGAAACACCTTCACTTGGCGTTAAAATATGTGTTCCGAGGTGTGTTCCGCTGGCTGAAATTTTCTGAACATCACCATCAACCCAAAATGGAGTGTTTGGCAGCATTCTTTTTGCCAAACCGGAGTAGGTGAAAAAAGTTCCGAAACCGCCTTCAATATCCACCCAGGAATCTGCGTGCGTGGCTCCGGTTTTGTAGGAAAGTTCATAGTATTTTTTCTTTCTTTCGAGGAGGTAAAGTGCGACTTTTTTTAGCATTTCGCCACGGTCGTAAAATGTCATTGATGACAAGTTTTCGTAGCCGACTGTTCTTCCGTACTGGAGTGCTTCTTCAAAATTAATTCCTTCGGTGTCGGAAATGACAACCAGTTCACCGTTTACAGCGTTCCTTAGTTCAATTCCCTCTCCGGTGCCTTCAATCCATTGGCCGGCGATATAGTTTTTTAGTTTCATTTTATGTTGGGTGTTTGATGTTGCGTGATGGATGTTTTCAAAAATTTGAAAATATATTTTGTTATCAAAAATATTATAAAAAGTATGACGGCAATCTCAATGATTAAAAAAATTGAAGTGAAAATTTCAATACAAAGTTGTTTATTTTCAAGAGCTTTAATTATAATATAAAACACAATAACATTTATAAAAATAAATACTATGAAAGAAATAAAACCCGTTTTCTTTGAAAATTTCATTTTATAAATTTTGGCTAAAGCCAATTGATTTTTTGATTTTTTGAAAATGGGCTAAAGCCCGTTCCTATTGATGCTATTTACTGTGCTTGTAATTTCCTCACCTCTTCTAATGTATAAATTTTATATTGAAAATCTTTTCCGTATAAATCTTTGGAATATTCTTCAATTGTTTGAACAAAACCAGCTTCTTTTCTTAATTCATTTACTTTTTCGGAATTTTCAATTGGCCAAAAAGCGGGTTTCCCATTTACTTCAAAAAACTGAGAACCATAAATTTGCTTTTTTCCCTGATACATTAGGTTTCTGTCTTCCGTTAGAGCCAGTGATTGTCTATCAAGATCGCCATTTTTAACTGCTTCACGAAGCATTGGTAAATATTTTTGAATAACTTGGGGTGAAGAATGTTGAATTACAATCCAAGCTGCACGGTTTTCCGGAGTTCCAACAAGAGCTTTTCCGGGATAACCATATTTCGCAATTATTTCTTCTACTCTTTTAATATTTTCACCATCTAAAGTAACCGAAACTGATTTATAATTGTTTTTGAAATAAGTTGGATCTACCTTAATCCTTTTTGCAATCAGATCAAGGCTGTCCTTTGGTGTTTGGTCTGTAATAAAGCGTAATGCCTGATCGCGGAATTCAATTTCTGAAAGCTCTTTTTTTAGTTCAAGATTAATTGAAGTTTTTTCTACCTTTTTGCAGGAAAATAGAATTAAAAATAAAAATGCGATTGCAGAAAATTTATGCATTGTTTTTTGGCTAAGTTTTTTTTATCCTTCTAGAAACTCAGGATAACAAAGTTTTGGTTTGATTCTGCGTAGTTGATAAAATTTAAAATTTTCTAGAGTGTTAAGATACTGAAATTTTAAGTTTTGCTAAAATAGATTTTCGGGGCGGTAACTGCGCCCCGGATGGAACGGCATGTTTGAGCTCTTTTTTCGGCGGCGGCGGCTTCGCCGCCGCCGAAAAAAAGCGAGTAGTGACAGCCGGAAATGTGCGCCGTATAAAATAAAGTTAATAATCATTCGACGCAGTGAAATGTGCGCCAAAAAAAATCCCTTTCAAAATCAATTGAAAGGGAATTTGAAATGTATGATAAAAATTTATCTTGCGCTCATTGGAACGTATTCTCTTTTTTGTGCTCCTTGGTAAACCTGTCTTGGTCTTCCGATTGGGTCGTTGTGGAGACGCATTTCTTTCCATTGTGAAATC
Encoded proteins:
- the paaZ gene encoding phenylacetic acid degradation bifunctional protein PaaZ codes for the protein MKLKNYIAGQWIEGTGEGIELRNAVNGELVVISDTEGINFEEALQYGRTVGYENLSSMTFYDRGEMLKKVALYLLERKKKYYELSYKTGATHADSWVDIEGGFGTFFTYSGLAKRMLPNTPFWVDGDVQKISASGTHLGTHILTPSEGVSVQINAYNFPVWGMLEKLSTSLLAGVPSIVKPSPYGSYLTNAVFQDMIESGLLPEGAIQLVCGEPGNILDFVQDGDSVLFTGSATTGRKLKSLPSVAKNAVRFNMEADSLNCSILGLDAKPGTPEFDLFIKEVRNEMTTKAGQKCTAIRRIIVPENLIGDVQNALSKALDQTKIGNPLNRETRMGSLVGKIQYEEVQRKIDLLKAETELIYDGKHDLVDADYENGAFMSPKLFLNDKPFDKDISHEVEAFGPVSTLMPYKDAEEAAALAKRGKGSLVGSIVSHDEKFVAETSWKMASTHGRIFVLNRDNAKESTGHGSPLPTLMHGGPGRAGGGEEMGGLNGLHFFLQKTAIQGSPDILTAITKIYTQGAEKKYSDKHPFQKYFEEVEVGDSLETAGRTVTQADIVNFSNVSWDHFYAHTDATSLTGTIFDEVVAHGYFILSAAAGLFVSGKKGPVIANYGLENAAFFKPVYAGDTITVYLTAKEKINRGVKGRNIPSGVVKWLVEVVNQREEVVCVATILTLVAKKSPFIELKKDKIQKLLNGLTQNSERKFGEMTPQMMVEHLQDVMQNSIRKLNPADFPEIPEEHLEKLQDWLYTNKKILPGAKYPLLKEGETPILRYKNLDSAKEELLNTLSEYLIFFKEHPKSQNFHPRFGLLNKEMMELFQRKHFTHHFEQFNLI
- a CDS encoding DUF6624 domain-containing protein, coding for MHKFSAIAFLFLILFSCKKVEKTSINLELKKELSEIEFRDQALRFITDQTPKDSLDLIAKRIKVDPTYFKNNYKSVSVTLDGENIKRVEEIIAKYGYPGKALVGTPENRAAWIVIQHSSPQVIQKYLPMLREAVKNGDLDRQSLALTEDRNLMYQGKKQIYGSQFFEVNGKPAFWPIENSEKVNELRKEAGFVQTIEEYSKDLYGKDFQYKIYTLEEVRKLQAQ